A single window of Candoia aspera isolate rCanAsp1 chromosome 3, rCanAsp1.hap2, whole genome shotgun sequence DNA harbors:
- the LOC134493847 gene encoding uncharacterized LOC131768270 homolog: MADDKDSLPKLKDLAFLKDQLESLKRKVENEVQAGVGQEGSWLASPFLKGFFAGFVVAKLRSSAVIGFLVGSCTGVFAAQTYAIPDVEKTVKDYFSSFRKGSN, translated from the exons ATGGCGGATGATAAG GATTCTCTGCCAAAATTGAAAGATCTTGCTTTTTTGAAGGATCAGTTGGAAAGCTTGAAACGAAAAGTTGAAAATGAGGTACAGGCTGGAGTGGGGCAG GAAGGTTCTTGGCTGGCCTCTCCATTTCTGAAAGGATTTTTTGCTGGATTTGTTGTAGCCAAACTAAGATCTTCTGCAGTTATAGGCTTTTTGGTGGGGAGTTGTACTGGAGTGTTTGCTGCTCAGACCTATGCAATTCCTGATGTCGAAAAGACAGTCAAAGACTACTTCAGTTCATTCAGGAAAGGATCAAACTAG